From Granulicella sp. WH15, the proteins below share one genomic window:
- the fliE gene encoding flagellar hook-basal body complex protein FliE, with the protein MTGIDQLAGIVSGAINSPLASSTPSASPVPFSGVLNSLIDQTNSLDKQASDAINGLVSGQGVEVHDAMIATQKADMAFELALQVRNKAVGAYQQMMGMQF; encoded by the coding sequence ATGACGGGAATCGACCAACTCGCCGGAATAGTCTCAGGAGCCATCAACAGCCCGCTCGCATCGTCCACACCCAGCGCTTCGCCAGTGCCTTTCAGCGGTGTGCTGAACTCGCTGATCGATCAGACGAACAGTCTCGACAAGCAAGCCAGCGATGCGATCAACGGTCTTGTCAGCGGTCAGGGCGTTGAGGTTCACGACGCCATGATCGCGACCCAGAAAGCCGACATGGCCTTCGAGCTGGCTTTGCAGGTAAGGAACAAGGCCGTCGGGGCCTATCAGCAGATGATGGGGATGCAGTTCTAG